From Dermacentor albipictus isolate Rhodes 1998 colony unplaced genomic scaffold, USDA_Dalb.pri_finalv2 scaffold_17, whole genome shotgun sequence, one genomic window encodes:
- the LOC139051964 gene encoding uncharacterized protein yields MTLEEGQAEKEAAPPRKTRAKRKPAAADDGGSPSEEAPVVKRPRGRTAKDPSKPTTGSRSVKPGTPKANATTASAKMPPRSLPGLPSDGTARVVTPTPAAATTMPGGEGAVADLDTRLAAAEVAASTEAVTEGRPAPARRAPTGESGDAAADATAP; encoded by the exons ATGACGCTCGAGGAGGGTCAAGCCGAGAAGGAAGCGGCCCCGCCCAGGAAGACCCgggcgaagcggaagccggctgctgccgacgacGGGGGCAGTCCATCCGAAGAGGCACCCGTCGTCAAGCGGCCGCGAGGAAGGACTGCCAAGGACCCGTCCAAACCAACGACGGGGTCCCGGTCTGTGAAACCAGGAACGCCGAAAGCCAACGCGACCACGGCTTCGGCCAAG ATGCCTCCTCGGTCGCTGCCAGGGCTACCAAGCGACGGCACCGCTCGCGTAGTCACTCCCACGCCAGCAGCAGCCACCACCATGCCAGGAGGGGAAGGAGCCGTGGCGGATCTCGACACTCGTCTCGCCGCGGCCGAGGTGGCCGCAAGCACAGAGGCAGTCACCGAGGGACGTCCCGCACCAGCTCGGAGAGCACCCACGGGAGAAAGCGGGGACGCCGCAGCCGACGCCACCGCTCCCTGA
- the LOC139052066 gene encoding micronuclear linker histone polyprotein-like → MTLEEGQAEKEAAPPRKTRAKRKPAAADDGGSPSEEAPVVKRPRGRTAKDPSKPTTGSRSVKPGTPKANATTSSAKVRKASDEAARDADVNVPSTSKGLSQKAPKVSRKTQPRSSSPTDASSVAARATKRRHRSRSHSHASSSHHHARRGRSRGASRHSSRRGRGGRKHRGSHRGTSRTSSESTHGRKRGRRSRRHRSLSTSSAASTATKTGGRRRRHARSNRSSSSRGGRRAKSKMAARRSSSRSRRAKRTSAAKAAKSGRRK, encoded by the coding sequence ATGACGCTCGAGGAGGGTCAAGCCGAGAAGGAAGCGGCCCCGCCCAGGAAGACCCgggcgaagcggaagccggctgctgccgacgacGGGGGCAGTCCATCCGAAGAGGCACCCGTCGTCAAGCGGCCGCGAGGAAGGACTGCCAAGGACCCGTCCAAACCAACGACGGGGTCCCGGTCTGTGAAACCAGGAACGCCGAAAGCCAACGCGACCACGTCTTCAGCCAAGGTGAGGAAGGCCTCCGATGAAGCGGCACGCGACGCCGACGTGAACGTCCCGTCCACCAGCAAGGGACTTTCACAAAAGGCGCCGAAAGTGAGCCGCAAGACGCAACCACGGAGCTCCTCTCCCACAGATGCCTCCTCGGTCGCTGCCAGGGCTACCAAGCGACGGCACCGCTCGCGTAGTCACTCCCACGCCAGCAGCAGCCACCACCATGCCAGGAGGGGAAGGAGCCGTGGCGCATCTCGACACTCGTCCCGCCGCGGCCGAGGTGGCCGCAAGCACAGAGGCAGTCACCGAGGGACGTCCCGCACCAGCTCGGAGAGCACCCACGGGAGAAAGCGGGGACGCCGCAGCCGACGCCACCGCTCCCTGAGCACCTCGTCTGCAGCGAGCACGGCAACCAAGACTGGCGGGAGACGGCGCCGCCACGCCCGTAGCAACCGCTCGTCGTCGAGCCGTGGAGGCAGGCGTGCCAAGTCCAAGATGGCGGCACGCAGATCTTCCTCGAGATCACGGCGGGCCAAGCGGACGAGTGCTGCCAAGGCCGCGAAAAGTGGCAGACGCAAGTGA